A region of the Chryseobacterium cucumeris genome:
CCAGATTGATATAGCACAGTGCCTTCCCATCCGGATAATTCATTTTATCAGCCTGTTTGTAATATTTTTTATTAAGACTAATGAGTGAATCATATTCTCCACCAAGTCTGAACTTTTCATTCTGTTTCAATAAAGCAACGTCAAATTTCTTTTCAGCCTCTTTCTTTGAATGGGAATGGCACGAAACTAAAACAAAAAGTAACACAAAAAGAAAAATACGCATCATATGTCTCTCTAATTAAGCTAAATTCATGTATATATTATGATTAAATAATGATTTCTCCAGAGAAAAAACAGTCTGTATAATTTTAAAATTCTCAATGGTTATTTCTGCTGAGATCAACAATAAATCTTTTCATAAAACAGAATCATTCTGCTTTTATTGTGATGTATTTCTTTATTCTGCCAGGTTATCAAAAAAATCGTAAATATCTGTTTCTCCGGGAATATTCAGTCTTTTTCTGATCCTGTATTTCTTTTGTTGAACAGATTTATGCTGTACAAAAGTATAATCTGCAATCTCTTTGGATGAAAAACGTAATTTCAGCATTGCACAGAAAGCCAGTTCTGAATTTTCAAGATCCGGATTGATCGCCAGCAGCGATTTAATAAATTCAGGAAAGAGCTCTTTAAATTTCAGCAGGAAAGAAGAATCATTTCTTTTAGCAAGTTCAGTCACCTCCTGAAGCTGTTTTGTCTGAACGTGATTTTTAAGTGCGTCGGTTTGTTCTTTTAAAGTATTCTTCTTCTTTTGTAATCTGTTAATCATTTTCCGTACATATACTCCTGAAACAGTAAGTACTGTGATAGACAATGCAATAAACAACGGAAGATCGTTTTTATGCCAGTCCGATTCCTGCTTCATTTCCGAAATAAAATCTTCGGTAGCTTTATTCATGACGGCAAATCGTTCTGCATCAAATCTTCCCTCCTCCTCCATATATTTCTTCAGATAAAAATAGGCCTTCCCTCCGTCATTTTTTTTCTTATATAATTCTGCAAGTGATTTATAAACTTCTTTGATATGTGAAGAATAGGTCCGTCTTGTCTTAATATTGATTTCCAGTGCTTTTTTTAGTGCTTTTTCAGCCTGTTCGCTATTTTCAATTTCATTATAGTAGTATCCCATTGTATAATACACCCAAAGAGATTCCACATCTGTAGTTTTCTGACTGATCATTTTTTCATCTGCTTTGCTGATGTATATACCGGCAGAATCAGGTTTATGAGTAAATAAATAGTATTGTGCCACCATACAATTGGTGTACGCCGAATTTTCCAACACATTTGCTTTTGTAAAGCATTTCAGAGAAGTTCCCAGCCATCCTTTCCATGCATAATAAATTCCTTTGTTTACATAAAGTCTGGGTAGAAGTTTTTGGCTAAGCTTTGTTTTTCCAGCCTGTTTGAGATAATAAAATGCCTTGTTGTTGCATTCTATAGCCTTATCGTTTAATTTAAGATGAGAATAATAGAGACTGTAATCATCATAGAATACTGCTTTATGGTAAGCATTTCCTGAATTAATCAGATCTTTTTCTGCTTTATTGAAAAAAAAACGGGCTTTTTCATAATTTCCTGCAGAAACATTTACGCCTGCCATATTCAGATAGCAGAGACCTTTTCCTGCTGTATATTTTATTTTTGCCGCTTTCTTCAGGTATTCTTTATTAAGCTTAACAAAAGCCTCATATTCACCAGACAGCTGAAGCTCAGAGCTTTGGGTCAACAGGGATATATCAAAATTTTCCCGGTCTGTATTATCAGTTTCCTTATGACATGAAAACATAACCAGAAGCAGCCCCACGAAGATTGTAAAGGCTATTATCTCTTTGATAGCCTTTGAGCGGATCGTTTTATTTTTAAAAATGATTACATTAATTTTTCCCATCAGCACCACTTTTCCCTGTATATCTACATATCTACCTATTCACTTACTTAAAAATAAGTTGATAATTTTCTATCGTTATTCTAATATTATTCCCCAATCAGTGTTATAAATATACATAAATTATCATGTTCATTGTGAAATAAACAGGTTATTTCGCAAAAATGTAACATTCAGATAAAATATTGTAATATTTCTCATTTAAACAAACACTTTTTACCATTTAAAGACTGCTTTTATGAACTTTCTGTCAAAAAGTATATGCTTTATTTTAATAAGACTACCTGAAACGATATTTGTTACAAGCAGATAAGGTTGTTTTATAATTTTTGATAAATTATTTTGACAAACAAATTATCTCCATATTTGTATATTGATCATATGAAAAATCTTATCAGCATGAATAATATCAGCTATCGCAAACTTCTTCCTGAAGAAAGTAAGGCATATCGGGCAATCCGTCTGGAAAGTCTGGAACAGTTTCCTGGGTCATTTTGCGCAACCTATCAGGAAGCCCGGAAAATTGAAAAATTTCAGATGGAAAACGACATTGAAGAACAGACTTTTGGAAAATTTGTAGTGGGTGCATTCGCAGATGATCTGCTTATAGGAATCTGTGCTTTTGTTAAAAGTAACGAAAACTCAGGTA
Encoded here:
- a CDS encoding tetratricopeptide repeat protein codes for the protein MGKINVIIFKNKTIRSKAIKEIIAFTIFVGLLLVMFSCHKETDNTDRENFDISLLTQSSELQLSGEYEAFVKLNKEYLKKAAKIKYTAGKGLCYLNMAGVNVSAGNYEKARFFFNKAEKDLINSGNAYHKAVFYDDYSLYYSHLKLNDKAIECNNKAFYYLKQAGKTKLSQKLLPRLYVNKGIYYAWKGWLGTSLKCFTKANVLENSAYTNCMVAQYYLFTHKPDSAGIYISKADEKMISQKTTDVESLWVYYTMGYYYNEIENSEQAEKALKKALEINIKTRRTYSSHIKEVYKSLAELYKKKNDGGKAYFYLKKYMEEEGRFDAERFAVMNKATEDFISEMKQESDWHKNDLPLFIALSITVLTVSGVYVRKMINRLQKKKNTLKEQTDALKNHVQTKQLQEVTELAKRNDSSFLLKFKELFPEFIKSLLAINPDLENSELAFCAMLKLRFSSKEIADYTFVQHKSVQQKKYRIRKRLNIPGETDIYDFFDNLAE
- a CDS encoding GNAT family N-acetyltransferase; translated protein: MKNLISMNNISYRKLLPEESKAYRAIRLESLEQFPGSFCATYQEARKIEKFQMENDIEEQTFGKFVVGAFADDLLIGICAFVKSNENSGTLYQMYVKRVFQGKNIGQGLIEAVIHEAGRQFNDIEIFLEVTPGNDKAYNLYRKTGFLEVKNTSAKDPSNYIVMKYTPE